A genomic stretch from Elusimicrobiota bacterium includes:
- a CDS encoding minor capsid protein — protein MKTLPGQVLRPEDFRDVERQLLAIFKRVVFDPIVDIVCKTVPVNRRQLLANAAAEDALTAALRSGRVMYADGVFCGSFNAEIAVALRKGLGADFDRRRQVYRLDPAAVPTWAKIAAADYRARSEAMHQQLVTKLDEIQAQLAAYTDRERVDARLTVDRVDAGWKQAAKKLELMPDLTAESRAKMAEEYSANMELWVNDFTQKMIVQLRGDVQSNALQGYRSDALVELIRRRYRVTARKAEFLAEQETRLFMSRFRERRAADIGSGRYVWRTSKDARVRHDHRALDGTVQFYAHPPIVDVHTGRRGNPGSDYGCRCIDETVIEDARSGVRAPARSGVAA, from the coding sequence ATGAAAACACTCCCCGGCCAGGTCCTGCGCCCAGAGGACTTTCGCGACGTGGAGCGGCAGTTGTTGGCGATCTTCAAGCGGGTCGTCTTCGACCCGATAGTGGACATCGTCTGCAAGACCGTCCCGGTCAACCGCCGGCAGTTGCTGGCCAACGCCGCGGCCGAGGACGCCCTGACCGCCGCGCTGCGCTCCGGGCGCGTCATGTACGCGGACGGCGTGTTCTGCGGATCGTTCAACGCCGAGATCGCGGTGGCCCTGCGCAAGGGACTGGGCGCGGACTTCGACCGCCGGCGCCAGGTCTACCGCCTGGACCCCGCCGCGGTGCCCACCTGGGCCAAGATCGCGGCCGCGGACTACCGGGCCCGGTCCGAAGCCATGCACCAGCAACTGGTGACCAAGCTGGACGAGATACAAGCCCAGTTGGCGGCCTACACGGACCGGGAGCGAGTGGACGCCCGGCTCACCGTGGACCGCGTCGACGCCGGCTGGAAGCAGGCGGCCAAGAAGCTGGAGTTGATGCCGGACCTCACCGCGGAGTCGCGCGCCAAGATGGCCGAGGAGTACTCGGCCAACATGGAGCTCTGGGTCAACGATTTCACCCAAAAGATGATCGTGCAACTGCGCGGCGACGTGCAGTCCAACGCGCTGCAAGGATACCGCTCGGACGCTCTGGTGGAACTCATCCGCCGTCGCTACCGGGTCACGGCGCGCAAGGCCGAGTTCCTGGCGGAGCAGGAGACGCGGCTGTTCATGTCGCGGTTCCGCGAACGGCGCGCGGCCGACATCGGCAGCGGGCGCTACGTGTGGCGGACGTCGAAGGACGCGCGGGTGCGCCACGACCACCGGGCGCTGGACGGGACGGTGCAATTCTACGCTCACCCGCCCATCGTGGACGTCCACACGGGCCGGCGCGGGAACCCGGGCAGCGACTACGGATGCCGGTGCATCGACGAGACGGTGATCGAGGACGCGCGGTCCGGGGTCAGGGCTCCCGCGCGCTCCGGAGTCGCAGCGTGA